In Thermomicrobiales bacterium, the genomic stretch CGATGATCACTGCCTGAGGAATGAAGACCGACCGGATGACGACCATGATCGCCTTTGGAATGCCAATGATGGTAATCGCCAGCTTCAAAGCCGTGAGCAGCACGTGCAGGCGAGCGAGGATGATCGGGACGATCGCTCGCACGCCGTTCCGGTAGGCCAGGCTGACTCGAGGCGAACTGCCACGGCGCAATTGCGTCATCATCCAGATGACCGTCGGCTCGACGAAGATGACAGCCGCAAGGGCCTGCAATCCGCCAATCGTGATGAGCACAAGAATGCGGATGCCCGGGAAGCGGCCCATCATGTCAACGAATGGGCCAATCGGCGGCACCTGGAACAGCAATGTCTGAATAGCCGCGACGAGATAGCCGATCGGAATGAGCGCAGCACCGATCAGCGCAAACGTGCGCAGATTGCGGCGATAGTAGGAGAACGCCCGCCCAATAGTTGAGCTGGCATAGGCGAAGACGCCGCCAACGACCAGCAGCACTACGCCAAGGATGCCGCCGACCAGCGCCGGAGTACGGCTGAATGCGACGAGAACACGGGAGCCGCCGCTGACTGCGCCGCAGAAGATATTCAGCGGTGCCTGGCCGAAGCCTTCAAAGTCGGGCACGATCAGGCTGCTGTCGCGCTGCGCGTTTGCCCAGGTGACTGGCTCGGTCCATGAGCGCTTGTCGTTTGGACCGGTCGGGCCGTTCCATTCGGAGCGGCGCAACTCGCCCCAGCGACCATCAAAAGCCAGCCAGGCGAATTGATCGTTCGCGTCTTCCGGCTCGTGCGGAACGACGATTGCCTGCAGTGCATAGCGGCGATGCGGCCCCTGTGTCGTCTCGCAGCCAAAGCCGGTTCCATTCTCGGCCAGCCCGAGATAGACGTGCTGCTCGAAGAAGCTGGCATGTGCGCCACGCGCGACGTAGACGACGGGGTGGCCGTCTTCCTTCGACAGCTTGCCGTCGTCCCACGAAGCGCGCTCGCCGCCACCATGCTGCGCGTAGATCAGGCTGCTTGGTTCCATCGTGAGCGCTTCCTCGACACTGGTCGTGTCGAAGAAGAACATCACCATCTCCCAATCGCCTTCGTGATTGTTGTTCCAGTCGTTGAAGTAGTAGTACATCCAGTACTGCAGAGCGAGCGTATCGGTGCCGGGCTCGGTATAGATGTGCGCGTAGGCGACCCGCGGCAGATTCTCCTGCGCATCTCGATCGGCGAAGTATTGACGGTAGACGCATCCCGGACGCACCGGCGTCCCCGGGTAATCCAGGTACGAGCCAGCATCGCGACCGTAGAGATCGGCGGCGGTGGGTGACTCAGTCACAACCGATCGCGCGCCGGACGCCTCCCCAGTCTCAGACTCCATGAGCGGGATGTCGTCGCGATTGAGGACGAAGTCGACCGGAACGGGGTCGAATCCTTCGTTGTCAATATCGCAGACATTCGAGCTAATCTGTCGAAGATAAACGATCGGCGAATACTTGTCGGCCAGCTGCTGCTCGGCGGAATCCGTCGCCGTGAGAACGTACGGCGAGATCGGAGGGGAGTCGAGGGTTGCAGCGCTCGCCTCGGGCATCACGCTCAGCGCCAACATACTGATGAGTGTTGCCGTGATGGCGATGATGCCGGTAAACGCCATCATGCGGCGTGAAACAGATCGTACCCTGTGATCACGCCGTGGCATGGCAGTGTTTCCTCAATATTGAATGCCGGACAGCCCGTCGCGGCGATGGCCAACAACTACTACACGACTTCGCAAACACGATATCAGATTGTTACGGCGGTGCCGGACACGGCGACGACGATGAGATTTGCGCCGACATCGCTCAGGTTCGTATAGCGCACATCCATCGCGATGATCGCCGTTGCTCCGAGACTCTTCGCACGACGCACCATCGCCGAGATTGCCCGCGACCGCCCTTCGCTGAGCCGTCGCTGCAGGAGCGTCGCAGACGGTGCGTGCCGATGCGTCCCTTCATGAGCGCGCTGTACAGGGATCTCAACGATGGCGTCACCGGCGACGATCGCGAGATACTCGCGGACCGGGTGGCCCTCGATTGCATCCGTTGTCACAACCAGGAGGTCATCTGGAGTCGGGACATCAGCGTACCTGACTACCTGAGACATGAAACACGCAACTCCCTATAGACGCACTGCCGTACCTACGGCACTGACAATCACCCGTCCAGGACCGATCGGAATATAGACGACCGACACGTCAAGCACTGCTGTGGCCCCGCGAACGTTGGCCAGCCGTGCAAGATCGTCAATGACATCCCGATGGCCACGGCGCAGAGCGCCGCGTGCGGGAATCGCTGGTGCATTTTGCGTCGGGATCACGACAACCGTGTCTACAGCGACGACGCCGATGTACTCCCGGACGGGTCGCCCATCAATGTGTTGTGCAGTTGTTGTCATAACCCCGAGTGTCATCATGACCATGTACAATGCCATCTCGGAAGTTGCAGGTTGCAGGCACCATTGACAATACCGGCACTTCGACTCATGGCTGACTCAGAACGCACGGCTGTCGATTGTGTCGTATACCTCTATACTGACGCATTCGCCGCTACTCCGAGAGAGGCACGTGATGCCGACTCTTGACCTGCATCTCCTCGGGATCCCTCAACTCCTGA encodes the following:
- a CDS encoding heavy metal-binding domain-containing protein, whose product is MTTTAQHIDGRPVREYIGVVAVDTVVVIPTQNAPAIPARGALRRGHRDVIDDLARLANVRGATAVLDVSVVYIPIGPGRVIVSAVGTAVRL
- a CDS encoding YbjQ family protein, with amino-acid sequence MSQVVRYADVPTPDDLLVVTTDAIEGHPVREYLAIVAGDAIVEIPVQRAHEGTHRHAPSATLLQRRLSEGRSRAISAMVRRAKSLGATAIIAMDVRYTNLSDVGANLIVVAVSGTAVTI